One window of the Solanum stenotomum isolate F172 chromosome 11, ASM1918654v1, whole genome shotgun sequence genome contains the following:
- the LOC125844892 gene encoding O-fucosyltransferase 38 encodes MGNRGHTQYRTTRRTSNFSITLYIFLLFVFSMFVFFYYTKDMAEDEQKPVLASEKKEEPEFQENEDNSVWEASKSHGLHPCIKPTAKYKAALGWNRYLTVKSNGGLNQMRTGIADMVAVAHVMNATLVIPQLDKRSFWQDSSTFSDIFDENHFIKALRGDLMIIKELPKEIESLPRARKHFTSWSGVGYYEEMTQLWKEHQVIHVAKSDSRLANNELPLDIQRLRCRALYNALRFSPPIERLGKKLVEQLRTRAKRYVALHLRYEKDMLSFTGCTYGLTDAEAEELRVMREKTNHWKIKVINSTEQRIGGFCPLTPKEVGLFLQALGYPPSTLIYIAAGEIYGGNTRLSELKSYFPNVVFKEMLATPELREFANHASQAAALDYLISVESDVFIPSHSGNMARAVEGHRRFLGHRKTITPDRKGLVEIFDQLEAGQLDGSSFSHLVRHLHKNRQGAPRKRAGAPPGVRGRARSRLEESFYQNPYPECICSSRTRVRK; translated from the exons ATGGGGAACAGAGGCCATACTCAGTACAGGACGACAAGGAGAACGTCCAATTTCTCAATTACTCTAtacatttttctcctttttgttttCTCAATGTTCGTATTCTTTTATTACACTAAAGATATGGCTGAAGATGAACAAAAGCCTGTCTTGGCATCGGAGAAGAAGGAGGAGCCTGAATTCCAAGAG AATGAAGATAATTCTGTTTGGGAAGCTTCAAAGAGCCATGGTTTACATCCATGCATTAAGCCAACTGCAAAATACAAAG CTGCTCTAGGATGGAATCGCTACTTGACTGTAAAAAGTAATGGTGGATTAAATCAAATGAGGACGGGT ATAGCTGACATGGTGGCAGTGGCGCATGTGATGAATGCAACTTTGGTAATTCCTCAATTGGACAAGCGTTCATTCTGGCAAGATTCAAG TACATTTTCAGATATATTTGATGAGAACCATTTCATCAAAGCATTACGAGGAGACCTCATGATTATTAAAGAGCTTCCCAAAGAAATAGAATCTTTACCTCGAGCTAGGAAGCACTTTACGTCATGGTCAGGAGTGGGTTACTATGAAGAAATGACTCAATTGTGGAAGGAGCATCAG GTAATTCATGTTGCTAAATCTGATTCTCGCCTTGCGAACAATGAACTGCCTCTGGATATTCAGAGATTAAGATGCCGTGCTCTATATAATGCTCTCCGCTTCTCTCCTCCTATTGAGAGACTTGGAAAG AAGCTCGTGGAGCAGCTGCGAACCAGAGCAAAAAGATATGTTGCACTCCATTTGAGATATGAGAAGGACATGCTGTCTTTTACTGGTTGTACTTATGGTCTTACTGATGCAGAAGCAGAGGAACTTCGGGTGATGAG AGAGAAGACAAATCATTGGAAGATTAAGGTTATCAACTCAACCGAACAGAGAATTGGTGGTTTTTGCCCTCTCACTCCAAAGGAGGTCGGATTATTTCTTCAAGCTCTTGGTTATCCTCCATCAACATTGATTTATATTGCTGCTGGAGAAATTTATGGTGGTAACACTCGTCTCTCAGAGCTCAAATCTTACTTTCCAAATGTTGTTTTCAAG GAAATGCTGGCAACGCCAGAACTGAGAGAGTTTGCAAATCATGCCTCACAAGCTGCAGCACTCGATTATTTAATCTCTGTAGAGAGTGATGTTTTCATTCCATCACACTCAGGTAATATGGCAAGAGCAGTTGAGGGGCACCGCAGATTCTTAGGCCACCGGAAAACAATCACTCCGGACAG GAAAGGCCTAGTTGAAATATTTGATCAGCTGGAAGCTGGTCAGCTTGATGGATCATCATTTTCACATCTTGTCAGGCATTTGCATAAGAACAG GCAAGGTGCTCCAAGAAAAAGAGCTGGTGCCCCCCCGGGAGTCAGAGGTCGAGCAAGGTCAAGACTTGAGGAGTCATTTTACCAAAACCCATATCCAGAGTGTATATGCAGTTCTAGAACCagagtaagaaaataa